The Shewanella halotolerans region ACAATATCTAGCTTACAACTTCAGGCTCTCCCCCCGGCGGACTCGCTCACCTAGGGCGCGCCAGTAATTCACCAACTCCTGATGCGCCTGCGCGCGTTCGGGAAAGGTTTGCGATAACCCTTGTAGAATATTGGCTTGCTGATGACAAAGTTTTTCCCAACGGCGGGCATTAGACAGGTGCATAGTGTTTTCCTTAACGTATTAAACTCCTTCGAAGAGTATAGCCAGTTTATTAAAAATTTGATCTAAGCCGCTAGGAAAAACCCTTAGCCGGGAGTATCTTCAAACTATAACGCTAAGGAGTGACTATGACTGAAACCCTATTGAAAATCGCCTTTATCCTGGTGGGCCTCTTTCTGATCTACAAGCTGATCTTCTCAGGCAAACGTGGCTTAAGCCTTTTTGAGATGCATTTTAAAGATGGCCGTCTCATCTCCCACAAGGGCAAGATCCCGGAGAAGTTTCAGCGGGAATGTAAAGCCATCGCCAAGAGTGAGAAACTGACCTGTGTGGTACGCGCCGAGAAGAGCGGCAGCGTCAGGCTGCATGTGTCGGCCAACGTCAGCGATGCCATCATACAGCGCATCCGCAACCAATTTCCGTTCGAATACTACGACAAGAAAACCGTCGATAATTCGCGTCAGGCAGGCTAGGCCCGCCCTAAGCTAAACCTAGCCTAAGCAGAGGCCGCCACAGATTACGGATTCAGATACTGATCCAGGCGGCCATCTTCCTTGGCATCGTCTATGATGCGTTGATTATCCTGTGACATGGGGTCTTTGACCTCCAGCGGATCCCCTTGGGGCTCAGACTCAGCCGTCACACTCATGTTTATCCCGGTCGAACAGGCGCTCAAACCGAGCGCTACCAGCAGTATCCACTTATTCATCTATCGCCCCCACGCCTAGTTTTTAGCGATGTTCTTACTTTTAGTGCTAGCAGCATTGTCGCCAGCAAAATATTCCAGTGCCCATACCAGAGCGATACCCGCCAACATGGCGCAGATGGCCAGCTCAAGCTGCGCCGGTTGCCCGGTCAGCTGCTCAAAATTCATGGGCGACAGGTTCTGTTCCAGCAGAGGTACCTGCTCGCCTGCCGAGTTTTCACGCCAGGTGAGCACCTGCTTCCAGGGCCAGATCTTACCTAGGGTGCCGAGCATCAAGCCGGTGAGGAAGATCAGCGTCGCATCATGGTATTTACGCAGCAGCGCCGACAGCAGATGACTGAATGAGAGCAAGCCTGCCACGCAGCCGCTGGCGAAGGTCAGTAGCACGGGGATATCCAGGCTCTTGGCGGCGCCCAGCACTGAGGTGTAAAGGCCGAGTAGCAGCAGGATGAAACTACCTGAGATCCCCGGCAGCAACATGGCGCAGATGGCAATACTGCCGCCGATGAAGACATTCAGATAGGTCATCTGCATATCGATTGGATGCAGCACAGTGATCCCCCAGGCAAAGGCCACGCCCAGGGCAAACAGCGCCAGGCGTCCCACAGTGAAGCCCTTCACCTGCTTGAGCATATGTACCACAGAGATGATGATGAGACCGAAGAAGAAGGACCACACGGGGATCGGATGACTATGCAGCAAATAGGTGATCAGCTTGGCCAGGGTAAAGATGCTGGTGAGGATACCGCCGAACACGGCGATCAGGAAGGGGCCGTTAATATGCATAAAGGCGGCCTTCAGTCCCTGCTGGCGGATCACCCCGATGAGGCTGGGGTTAACCTTACGTATGCTGTTGAGCAGGGGGTCGAGGATCCCCGTGATGAAGGCAATGGTGCCCCCGGAAACGCCGGGCACCACATCGGCGGCCCCCATGGCCATCCCTTTGAAATAAGTCAGCAGATATTTCACTCAAGATCCTTAAGTTAATGATTTTCTTTAAGCCAAAAGCCTTAGCGCTCGATTATACGCGCCCGGCGCAGCCAAAGGAAAATGAAGTTTGGTTTAGACGGCCAAATCACGGCGCTATTGTTAACCACTTGTTATTCGGCTAGTCTAACAACTCATCTGACCAGACAAGCTTTTTCTTAAACCAGACAAAGCATTTTAATGACGAGTAAGCCAATGAATAACAAACCGACACGAGTGATGGCACTCTACCGCCGCCTGACCAAGTGGCCACTGGGCCATAAGTTTTTCTCCCTCATGGTGTCACGCATGGCGCCCTACTTCGCCACACTTAAGCCCCTGGTTACAGAGCTGAGACCCAACTACTGCCAGGTGCTGGTGCGAAAGCGTAAGGCGGTGCAAAACCACATAGGCACAGTGCATGTCATCGCCATCTGTAATGGTCTGGAGATGGCCATGGGCACCATGGCCGAGGCGTCAATTCCCGCCCACCTGCGCTGGATCCCCAAGGGTATGAGCGTCGACTATACCGCCAAGGCCGGCAGCGACATCCGCTGCATCGCCGAAGTCACGCCCGAACAGTGGGTCGAGGGCGACATGCTGGTCAATGTTACCGCCTTGGATGAAAACGATGTGGTGGTGGTCAAGGGCCATATCAAGCTGTGGATCTCCCTCAAACCCACAAAAGCCTAGCCACTCTTTAACACAGATTTGCTGGGTAGTTTACCTACGCCGCCCAGCAAGCACATGGCACTATCGATAATCCTATGAAAACTTGACAATTTAGCCTCTGTCTCTCAAGTTAGTGGCATACTTTGGCATCAGGGACGCGCCACATGAGCTCGACATTAAGGACAATATCTAGCTACACCCTTTTATTGGGATACCTTTGCCTCACGGCTAACGCCACAGCCTCAGACAATGATGGCGATAAAAGTGCCCGCATCTTAGACAAGCAGCCTAACTGTATCGAAACGACGTTAGCACCGATATCGCTGACTCTTACGAGTAAAAAGTATCCTGCAGAGACTAAACCTCTTGAAAGCGAAGCCTTTAAATCAGCGTTGAATCAGTTAACTCAACAAGCGACAGACAGAGGCGCCGAAGTCATCGTTCTCACCCAGGTGAGCAACCACATTGTCAGCAAGATGAAGGAGAAGAAGCTTTCTCAACGCTCCAGCCAGGAGATGGTTAAGGTCACCCAGTTAAAGACCCTTCTCGAAGCACAGCTATATCGTCTCTGCGAGCATGACAAAAGCCTGTCACAAACAGCAGCTGCCTATGACAGTAAGGGCTATGAAATTCGCCAGTCTCGCTTCGAGTACACCTTTGAGGCCCCCACACCTCAATCGGCCGCCAAACTCGCGGCGGCGAAGAGCCTGCCTCCCGCTTTAGTATCGTTAGACAATGGCGTATATGGCGCCAAACTCGGCATAAGTCCCGAAGCCCTCTATGAATTACTCGGCCCCGCTAGCATAGAGTTACCGCTTAGCAAGCAAGATTTTGTCTGGGGTTACGGTAGGCAGCTCTGGTTTGTGTTTACCAAAGAGCGGCTCGTCGCCATCTCGACAGAGTTCAGCCCCTTGAACAATACCGGCCAGAATCTTATCGATTATCGCGACGGATTCGACGGTGCCCCTTGGTTAATTAACGGTGAGATCGCCTATCGCACTCCCATCTCACAGGTCATTCGCACCTTGGGTGCCAACCAAGCCCAGCGACAGGGCGACCACCTAAACCTCAGTGACGGCAAGCAGCGCTTGACCCTTAACTTTGATACCTATCTCCAGAGCGGCGAAGCGACGTCCGAATCTCAATTAACCGGCTTTAGCCTCTATCAAGACAAGACGAAGCTGACGCTGCGAGGAAAGCAACCCAACAAGGAGGCGCTCCAACCACTGCTAAAACAGCTCACCCCTTCGTTTGTCGGTGAGCGTCCTAGCCTGCAGCAACTGCAAAAGGCCTATCCCAGCATGGCGAGATTAGCTATCTCGAGCGATGGCGAATGGTGGCTGCTAGGCAACCATCTGCAACTTAGGTTCGACGGCGACACCTTACATAGGGTTAGACTCGCTTCAGGTATTTACCCACAAGCAGACGATGCGGATCTTGCCGTGCTATGCGATAAGATGGCGGTTCCATCGCAAAAGGATAAGCTGCTTGCGCAATTCGAACAGGCTAACGATGAATTCGACAGCGTCGATATTTATGAAAAAAACTTTTCGCTGGTGGCGAAATATGACTCTTATGATGACGACGCGACGCTATACGAACTGGAGATCACCTATTTCTAAGTGATATAAAACCCACTGCCCAAATTAACGCAAGAGCATCAATGAGACAGAATAGTCCTAACAGTCACAGTGCAACACCCAGGCAAAGCGTAAAACCTAGGCAAAGCATAAGGGGGCCTGGAAAAACAACAGGCCCCAAGACATCAAGCTCCAAGCGCCCTCATGGGGGAAAGATCAGACAAAAAGGGACGAGATGGACCCTAGCCGATAAACTACGCCTCCTGCTGATGATGGCACTGTTTATCGGCCTACTACTTGCTAGTTTGTTGCAACGACTACCAATAGCAGTCTTCATCTATTACGTCGTCATAAGCCTCATCACTTTTACCAGCTACGCCATCGACAAACGTGCCGCCAGGCAAGACACCTGGCGCATTAAAGAGAGTCGTCTGCATTGGTTATCCCTACTGGGTGGCTGGCCGGGGGCCATGCTGGGGCAGCAGCACCTGAGGCACAAGTCCAGTAAGCGTGCTTTTCGTGTTGTGCTCTGGCTGACCGTCATCATCAACCTCAGCCTGTTAGGCGCCCTGGTATCACCTCAAGGGCAAGCCCTGCTGACACAGCTAGGGGTTAACTAGCCTATTGGTCCAGATGAGCCCTCCTCGTTTACCCACAGGGCACAATTGGCTATGATGAAGGCCGCACTTTTATAGGAAAATCAAAGATGAGAATGATATTAGCAGTCGTGGTGATCGCCGGCGTCTTGTTTTACTTCTTTACCAGCATGAACAACCAGAAGGCGGCTAAGGAGAATATCGCCAAGGGCGAGACCTTTCTAGCTCAGAACAAGACAGAGGAGGGGGTTATCGAGACCGCTTCGGGGCTCCAGTACAAGGTTTTGGCAAAGGGTGACGGCAGTGTCCATCCCAAGGCCAGCGATACCGTGACGGTTCACTACCATGGCACACTGATCGACGGCACAGTGTTTGACAGCTCGGTCGAGCGCGGCGAGCCTATCGCCTTCCCGCTTAATCGCGTCATCAAGGGCTGGACCGAGGGGGTACAGCTGATGGTCGAAGGGGAAAAGACCCGCTTCTTTATTCCCAGCAGCCTGGCCTATGGTAACCGCAGCGCCGGCAAGATCCCCGGCGGTTCTGTGCTTATCTTCGATGTTGAGTTGATTAGCATAGATAGGTAGAGACAGTGACTTACGACATGAAAAACGCGCCCTAAGGCGCGTTTTTTGTATCGTACCAATCACGGTAAGTAAGTGATCGGAAATAGCACAGGAAAAACGTTCGATAACAAGGCGAAGTTCTTTGATAAGTAGTTATTCTACAATCAAAAATAGTAACGCAGTTATCGAACGTTTTAACAAGCTAGCATGCTCAGTTATTTACTAGGATTGGTATTAATACCCGAAGGGATTGTCGATAGAGTGAGCCGGTTGGGTAAACCACTTAGGACCACTCTGTGTCATATAGAAGTGATCCTCGTGGCGCACCCCAAACTCACCCGGCACACACAGCATGGGCTCGTTACTAAAACACATGCCAGGGGCCAGCGGCGTATGGTCATTCAGCACCAAGTAGGGCCACTCATGGATATCCAGGCCGATGCCATGTCCCGTCCTATGAGGCAGACCCGGCAGGTCATAGCCAGGGCCGAAACCTGCCTGCTCGAGTACGTCGCGGGCGGCGCGATCTACGCTTGAACAAGGTGCCCCCACCTTAGCGGCCTCGAAGGCGGCCAGCTGAGCATCTTGTTCCAGTTGCCACAGCTGACGCTGACGCTCGCTCGGCGTGCCGTAGACATAGGTGCGGGTAATATCTGAGTTATAGCCGTGCAGCTGACAACCGGTGTCGATCAACACGGTATCGTTAAGCTCGAGCGCCTTAGGCGACTTGACCCCATGGGGATAAGCCGAGTCTTCACCGAAGAGCACGATACAGAAATAGGAGCCAGCCGGGGCGCCTACGGCTTTATGGGCCTGGTGAATAAAGCTCTCCACCTCGCCGACTGTGATCCCTTGATGCAAGATGCGTGCGGCGGCCTTGTGCACCTCAAGGGTCATATCCTTGGCACGCTGCAACAGAGCTAGCTCTGTCTCAGACTTGATCATGCGACAGGAGGCGGTAACCGTCTTACCGTTAACGAATTCAAATGCCGGCGCCAGTTGACGCACGCCATCGAAGATGAAAAACGCCGCCGACTCATCCATCGCCAGCTTGCCTTGGCTTATGCCAAGTTCACCGAGTCGCTGAACGAACAGGCCATAGGGACTCTCATCCTCATGCCAGCAGTTCACCCGCCCCTCGATAACCATATAACCCTTGAGAGTATCGAGTTCGAACGCGGGAGCGATATATTCAAGCTCACCCTCCGCCGGCAATATGGCGCCCACCATACGCTCACTGGCGTACCAGCGCGTGCCGGTAAAGTAGTAGAGGTTAGTGCCGGCGTTGAGATAGATAGCCGCGATCCCCTGCTGACGCATCAGCTGCTGTGCCTTGTCGATACGCGCCCTGTACTCCTGCGCCGAGATCCCTTCGACCCCTTGGGTCATATCGGACAGCTTGGCTAGCTCCTGCTCGGGCGTCGAGCCGCCAACGCCTACAGTCGTGATTAAACCAGTGCCAATTAAGCCTGTGGTATTTACACTCATAGTTAACACCTTTGACGGCAGTCGCGGGGCCAACCCGCAACCACCATGGAAAAGAAGAATGATAGGCAGCCTTTTTAGCATAATGTATACAAAAAAGCAGTAGCTAACAGAAAGAAAAATCTTCAAGGTGCGCAGGCAAGCAACGCCTAGGGAGGGATTACTTAAAGGGGAACAGCAATCGTTTCGACAAACCTAAAAGCAGAATAAAGACTAAATCGAATTAGTGCCTTCTGATTTTGCTCGCAATGCTTTTACTCGTAATGTTTTTACTTCTGTTGGCTTTAGGAGCTGTGGCTTTAGGAGCTATGACTTTATGAGCTAGGACTTCACTCGGCGTGCTGGGCCAGCAATACCTTGAGGCCGCGGCACACCAGGGTCTCCATATCATCGACCCGGGCGATGTTAACATCCCCCAGCGGCGCCGTCAGCGCCAGTTGTCTCAGGGACTCGACACAGCCCTTGTAATAGTCCGGCTGATTCATCATAGGGCCAGCAAGCCAGATACGATTAGGGTTCAGCAGGTTGATGGCCCAGGCGATCCCCATCCCCAGGTAACTACCGGCGCGGTAGAGTTCCTGCGGACTCTTGAGGCCGCGAATGCGAATCGACTCGCCACTGGCCAGCTGCTCCAGACTGTACTCGCCCCCTTCACTCATCACCCGGCAATGGCCCAGCTCGCCGGCTACGCCGCCGGCACCGAGAAACGGCTCGCCCTTAATGGCGATCGCCATGCCTATGCCGGCGCCGCTCATCAGCAGCAATTCGCAGGCATTTTTGGGGTCACAGACCGCCAGCATGCCGGCATCGATATCATTGTGAAGCAGGCTAAAGCGGGCCTGAGTCTTGAGCTTGGCCAGCGACAGGCCGTTGAGCTTGGGTGCCACCTTGCAAGCGATCAGGGTATCTTGCTTCACCAGTCCGGGCACCGCCACCCCTAAGGCATAGTCACTCAGGCCGTAGTCCACTTCGATGTCGGCGATGTGGCGGTTGAGATCGGCCAGGGTGAAGTGTTCGCCGGTGGCGATTTTATATTGCTCGGTGCGCCCCTGAGTCTCAATTTCGAACAGGGCGGTAGTCGCGCCAATATCTATGGTCAGGGATTGCATAACGAGCTCCGTAGCCGACTAGCTCATCACGGCGAGAGCCTCTCGGCGCAATGAGTAGAAGAGTTGTGTATCGCTAAATTTTATCACAAAAACCATCAACTAAGGCTATATAAAATGCGACTAACACCTTGCTTTGATTGAATTTCCATCAAGAGCTATCAGGTTTCATCTATTTTCTGCTCATTTGTCAGCCTAAGGGGCACCCGCCCCCAGGCCATCAAGAGTAGATGAATGGCCAGCAGCGGGATACAGGTGAGCAGCATCACCTCCCAGCCTAACCAGTGCAGCACCCAGCCGGCGCTCAAGGAGGCTAGGGCCTGGGAACCGAAGACGAAGGTATCGTTAAAGGCCTGAACCTTAAAGCGTTCTTCACTGTGGTAATAACGCGGCAACAAGACGGTTCCGGCCACAAACAGCAGGTTCCAGCCGACGCCGAGCAGCACCAGAGCCACCCAGTAGTTCAACAACTCCCGCCCGAGCAAGGCTACCGTGATGGTCACACCATAGGCTGCCAGGCCCACCAGCATCATGCGGCTGGTGCCAAACTTGGCCACCAGATAGCCGCTAAACAGCGATGGGAAATACATGGCGATGATGTGACTTTGGATCACCCACTTGGTATCGGCCAGGGAATAATGCTCCATGTGATGCATATGCAGGGGTGTGGCCGTCATGATGAAGCTCATCATGCCATAGCCTATGGTCGCCGCGCCGATGGCGGTCCAGATAGAAGGTTGCAACAAGATGTTGCCAAGGGGGCGCACTACCTGATGAGATGCCACATGGGCCGGTTTGTCCTGGCGATTTTCCTGATAGAAACAGAGCACCAGCCCCGCCATCAGGCAGACGCAGATCAGAAACAGGAAGGCGCCCACATGAGGCGTGGCAAACAGGTTTTCACCCAGCACCGCAAGTTCTGGCCCCATGATGGCGGCCACCAAACCACCGACCAAGACCCGGGAGGCCGCCTTGGCGCTATCGAGTGCCGCCACAGACTCCATGGCCGCAAAGCGGTATTGCTGTACTATCGCCCCGGCAGAGCCCAAGAGCAGACCACTGAGACAGAAAGGCACGAAGAGCTGCGCCTGAGTGGCGAAGGCCGCCAAGAGACCACCGCTTGCCCCCAAGCCACTGCCCAGCAGAAAGATCTTCTTGCGGCCGAAGCGACGCATCAAACGACTAACAGGCACCACAGAGATGGCCACGCCTATTACCATGATGGCAATCGGCAGGGTGGCCAGCGCCGGGGTTGGCGCTAATTCGGCGCCAATCAGGCCGCCGAGCAACATCATCATGGGGGTGGCACTCATGGCAAAGGCCTGAGCCAGGGTTAATACCCATACATTTCTTGGCATAAAAGTTAGGATCTGCTGATCTTTCGCGTTCATTTATGCAGCATTCTGTATCGATTTAATGCAAGCCATAAGGCTTGCAATCTAGTGCGCTAGATGAATAAGCGATAACCCAGTAGAAATATGATACAGACGCTGCCCCTAGGCTTCATCTTGAAAACAAAATTTGTGCTCAAAAGGTCAACAGCCCCTAATCACAAATCGTTCACTTATAAGCAAAATACTGACTCGCGACAAACTTTACCAGCCTAGAACGCAGATATTGGCGGATATCACGCTGAATCTCTGCCCCTCTGGGCTATCTGATGCAATGCCCACAGCCCCCCGATTCAATAACCACAGCACATCCGGCGGCTCACGCCAGACTTTACGCCGTCCTTGATACGCTTTTTCGCGCCTCCCTTCCAACTCACCCGCTGAGCTGCGATAATCAGCGGCAACTCAGCCAATATCTCACCTCTGGAGATAAGGCCAAGCCTATTCGCTCAAGCCCAGAAGGCCACGCTTAGATGGCCCCGCAACTGGGTACTAAAGGAGACTTCATGACATCTGTAACCGCACAACGTCTGGACGCCATAAGAGGCGACATGCTCAGCCAAACCCTCGATGCCTTCATCGTGCCCCGGGCCGACGAATATCTGGGCGAGTATGTCCCCGAGCGTAACGAAAGACTGCACTGGCTCACCGGCTTTACCGGTTCGGCAGGCATGGCCATAGTGCTCAAAGAGCGCGCCGCCATCTTCATCGATGGCCGTTACACGGTTCAGGTCAAGCAGCAGGTAGACAGTGCTCAGTTCGATTATCAGAGTCTCACCGACACACCACAGATTCCTTGGCTCATCGCCCAGCTTAACGAAGGCGCTCGCATCGGCTATGACCCACGCCTGCATACCCTGAGCTGGCAACAACAGGCCGAGGCCCAGTGTCAGCGCGCCGGTATAGAGCTGATTGCGATGACAGACAACCCTATCGATCGCCACTGGCAAGAGCGCCCCGCCGCCTCCAGCGCCCCAATCACCCTCTTTAGTGAGCAGAGCGCCGGCGTCAGCAGCGCCGTGAAACGTGAGCAGATAGGTAAGGCCGTGGCGGCAGCCGGTGCCGATGTGGCGCTCATCAGCGCACTGGACTCCTTCTGCTGGCTGCTGAACATTCGCGGCAACGACGTACCTCGTCTGCCCGTGGTCTTAGGCACGGCCCTGCTGTATAAGAATGGCGAGATGACACTCTTTACCGATCTCGCCAAGCTACCAGAGGGGATCCAGGCCCATGTGGGCGCTGGCGTCAACTTCATGGCCGAAACCGAACTCGAAGGCGTGTTATCTAAGTTCGATGGCGTCAAGCTACTGGCCGACCCAGACAGCGCCAACGCCTGGATGCAGCTAACGGCAAAGCAAGCCGGTGCCAGGCTGATCGCCGGGCAAGATCCGGTTGCCCTGCCCAAGGCGCAGAAGAATCCGGCCGAACTCGCCGGCCTTAGCGCCTGTCATATTCGCGACGGCGTGGCCGTGAGCCGTTTCCTCGCCT contains the following coding sequences:
- a CDS encoding M24 family metallopeptidase, which gives rise to MSVNTTGLIGTGLITTVGVGGSTPEQELAKLSDMTQGVEGISAQEYRARIDKAQQLMRQQGIAAIYLNAGTNLYYFTGTRWYASERMVGAILPAEGELEYIAPAFELDTLKGYMVIEGRVNCWHEDESPYGLFVQRLGELGISQGKLAMDESAAFFIFDGVRQLAPAFEFVNGKTVTASCRMIKSETELALLQRAKDMTLEVHKAAARILHQGITVGEVESFIHQAHKAVGAPAGSYFCIVLFGEDSAYPHGVKSPKALELNDTVLIDTGCQLHGYNSDITRTYVYGTPSERQRQLWQLEQDAQLAAFEAAKVGAPCSSVDRAARDVLEQAGFGPGYDLPGLPHRTGHGIGLDIHEWPYLVLNDHTPLAPGMCFSNEPMLCVPGEFGVRHEDHFYMTQSGPKWFTQPAHSIDNPFGY
- a CDS encoding DUF3634 family protein, whose amino-acid sequence is MTETLLKIAFILVGLFLIYKLIFSGKRGLSLFEMHFKDGRLISHKGKIPEKFQRECKAIAKSEKLTCVVRAEKSGSVRLHVSANVSDAIIQRIRNQFPFEYYDKKTVDNSRQAG
- a CDS encoding DUF1294 domain-containing protein, which encodes MMALFIGLLLASLLQRLPIAVFIYYVVISLITFTSYAIDKRAARQDTWRIKESRLHWLSLLGGWPGAMLGQQHLRHKSSKRAFRVVLWLTVIINLSLLGALVSPQGQALLTQLGVN
- a CDS encoding hotdog fold domain-containing protein, with the translated sequence MNNKPTRVMALYRRLTKWPLGHKFFSLMVSRMAPYFATLKPLVTELRPNYCQVLVRKRKAVQNHIGTVHVIAICNGLEMAMGTMAEASIPAHLRWIPKGMSVDYTAKAGSDIRCIAEVTPEQWVEGDMLVNVTALDENDVVVVKGHIKLWISLKPTKA
- a CDS encoding DUF368 domain-containing protein; protein product: MKYLLTYFKGMAMGAADVVPGVSGGTIAFITGILDPLLNSIRKVNPSLIGVIRQQGLKAAFMHINGPFLIAVFGGILTSIFTLAKLITYLLHSHPIPVWSFFFGLIIISVVHMLKQVKGFTVGRLALFALGVAFAWGITVLHPIDMQMTYLNVFIGGSIAICAMLLPGISGSFILLLLGLYTSVLGAAKSLDIPVLLTFASGCVAGLLSFSHLLSALLRKYHDATLIFLTGLMLGTLGKIWPWKQVLTWRENSAGEQVPLLEQNLSPMNFEQLTGQPAQLELAICAMLAGIALVWALEYFAGDNAASTKSKNIAKN
- a CDS encoding FKBP-type peptidyl-prolyl cis-trans isomerase produces the protein MRMILAVVVIAGVLFYFFTSMNNQKAAKENIAKGETFLAQNKTEEGVIETASGLQYKVLAKGDGSVHPKASDTVTVHYHGTLIDGTVFDSSVERGEPIAFPLNRVIKGWTEGVQLMVEGEKTRFFIPSSLAYGNRSAGKIPGGSVLIFDVELISIDR
- a CDS encoding ROK family protein, which encodes MQSLTIDIGATTALFEIETQGRTEQYKIATGEHFTLADLNRHIADIEVDYGLSDYALGVAVPGLVKQDTLIACKVAPKLNGLSLAKLKTQARFSLLHNDIDAGMLAVCDPKNACELLLMSGAGIGMAIAIKGEPFLGAGGVAGELGHCRVMSEGGEYSLEQLASGESIRIRGLKSPQELYRAGSYLGMGIAWAINLLNPNRIWLAGPMMNQPDYYKGCVESLRQLALTAPLGDVNIARVDDMETLVCRGLKVLLAQHAE
- a CDS encoding MFS transporter; translated protein: MNAKDQQILTFMPRNVWVLTLAQAFAMSATPMMMLLGGLIGAELAPTPALATLPIAIMVIGVAISVVPVSRLMRRFGRKKIFLLGSGLGASGGLLAAFATQAQLFVPFCLSGLLLGSAGAIVQQYRFAAMESVAALDSAKAASRVLVGGLVAAIMGPELAVLGENLFATPHVGAFLFLICVCLMAGLVLCFYQENRQDKPAHVASHQVVRPLGNILLQPSIWTAIGAATIGYGMMSFIMTATPLHMHHMEHYSLADTKWVIQSHIIAMYFPSLFSGYLVAKFGTSRMMLVGLAAYGVTITVALLGRELLNYWVALVLLGVGWNLLFVAGTVLLPRYYHSEERFKVQAFNDTFVFGSQALASLSAGWVLHWLGWEVMLLTCIPLLAIHLLLMAWGRVPLRLTNEQKIDET
- a CDS encoding aminopeptidase P family protein, yielding MTSVTAQRLDAIRGDMLSQTLDAFIVPRADEYLGEYVPERNERLHWLTGFTGSAGMAIVLKERAAIFIDGRYTVQVKQQVDSAQFDYQSLTDTPQIPWLIAQLNEGARIGYDPRLHTLSWQQQAEAQCQRAGIELIAMTDNPIDRHWQERPAASSAPITLFSEQSAGVSSAVKREQIGKAVAAAGADVALISALDSFCWLLNIRGNDVPRLPVVLGTALLYKNGEMTLFTDLAKLPEGIQAHVGAGVNFMAETELEGVLSKFDGVKLLADPDSANAWMQLTAKQAGARLIAGQDPVALPKAQKNPAELAGLSACHIRDGVAVSRFLAWLDAEVAAQRLYDEGTLADKLESFRLEDPQYREPSFDTISAAGANAAMCHYNHNNGTPAMMTMDSIYLVDSGAQYLDGTTDVTRTIAIGEVTDEQRKMVTLVLKGHIALDQARFPKGTTGQQLDGFARQYLWQHGFDYDHGTGHGVGHFLSVHEGPQRIAKNSNAVALLPGMVVSNEPGYYRADAFGIRIENLITVQACEALAGAEREMYEFHALTLIPIDTRLIDKQLLNDAEINWLNGYHQRVRETLSPLMLGAELDWLLKATEAI